One part of the Streptomyces ferrugineus genome encodes these proteins:
- a CDS encoding ABC transporter substrate-binding protein: MRSRVGRATTAAVLGGLLAAGCGSGNSDPASSAAGQGDSAGHPVTVTDCSGAETTFTKAPERIVTSNASSLELLLRLGAGDKVIGTGFPPGAGTLPNGLDAQARQVKVLSETVIPKEKLLGSGADLYIDTFAAMNMGGGMGDTPTEEEFRAAGIKHTFLKSTACAALSKSPVTDLSAVEDDITSLGAITGTSAKAKELVDGMKEKVAAVRKAVGDTPERERPTYFFFDYDAGTKQPMAVCNRQVANAVITLAGARNAFADCDGDYKQVGWEDVIAKDPDWIQLGVRDRGSEAANDKAFDEAQKWLESNAATKGLKAVKEGHLLRIGSERTTIAGVTNADTVEAIAKRLHPGKVG, encoded by the coding sequence ATGCGTTCTCGTGTGGGGCGGGCCACGACGGCCGCGGTGCTCGGCGGCCTTCTGGCGGCAGGCTGCGGCAGCGGGAACAGCGACCCGGCGAGCTCCGCCGCCGGCCAGGGCGACTCCGCGGGCCACCCGGTCACCGTCACCGACTGCTCGGGCGCCGAGACCACCTTCACCAAGGCCCCCGAGCGCATCGTCACCAGCAACGCCTCCAGCCTGGAACTGCTGCTGCGGCTCGGTGCCGGGGACAAGGTGATCGGCACCGGCTTCCCGCCCGGCGCGGGCACCCTGCCGAACGGCCTCGACGCACAGGCGCGGCAGGTGAAGGTGCTCAGCGAGACCGTCATCCCCAAGGAGAAGCTCCTCGGCTCCGGCGCCGACCTCTACATCGACACCTTCGCCGCGATGAACATGGGCGGAGGCATGGGCGACACGCCGACCGAGGAGGAGTTCAGGGCGGCCGGCATCAAGCACACCTTCCTGAAGTCCACGGCCTGTGCCGCCCTGAGCAAGAGCCCCGTCACCGACCTGTCCGCCGTCGAGGACGACATCACCTCCCTCGGCGCGATCACGGGTACGAGCGCGAAGGCGAAGGAACTCGTCGACGGGATGAAGGAGAAGGTGGCCGCCGTCCGGAAGGCGGTCGGCGACACCCCCGAGAGGGAGCGGCCGACCTACTTCTTCTTCGACTACGACGCCGGCACCAAGCAGCCCATGGCCGTCTGCAACCGACAGGTCGCCAATGCGGTCATCACCCTCGCCGGGGCCCGCAACGCCTTCGCCGACTGCGACGGCGACTACAAGCAGGTCGGCTGGGAGGACGTGATCGCCAAGGACCCGGACTGGATCCAGCTCGGGGTGCGCGACCGGGGCAGCGAGGCGGCGAACGACAAGGCGTTCGACGAGGCGCAGAAGTGGCTGGAGTCGAACGCCGCGACCAAGGGGCTGAAGGCCGTCAAGGAGGGCCACCTCCTGCGCATCGGCTCCGAGCGGACCACCATCGCCGGCGTCACCAACGCCGACACGGTCGAGGCGATCGCGAAGCGGCTCCACCCCGGCAAGGTCGGCTGA
- a CDS encoding heavy metal translocating P-type ATPase: MATEPAPAVITTTDLTVGGMTCAACVRRVEKKLAKLAGVTATVNLATGRARVSHPPDVSPEELVATVEQVGYTAALPEPPKAAEPRGEGGGAGGEKSEDIRRERDRLLVTALLAVPVLVLSMVPAWQFRNWQWLCFALAAPVALWSAWPFHVRALRGLRHSTATMDTLVSLGVAASFSWSAYALFLGGAGAPGMRMPFSLLPSASDGIAHVYLEAAVGVPLFVLAGRFLEARARSGTGAALRSLARLAAKEVSVREDDGTELLVPIEELTVGRVFLVRPGERVATDGEVVEGNSAVDLSLVTGESEPVEAGPGSAVVGGAVNAGGLLLVRATAVGADTQLARITRLVTEAQAGKARAQRLADAVAGVFVPAVLALAVTVLGFWLGAGADPQAAVTACVAVLVVACPCALGLATPTALMAATGRGAQLGVLIRGPQALEGLQHIDTVVLDKTGTLTSGHMSVARVTAVPDGLGTRAALRLAGAVEQGSEHPLGRAIVAYARRTLPEQGPLPEVRDFRAEAGRGVRGRVEGRIVEVLAPDDELPTALADALPAAEAAAHTPVLVCVDGVTEALIEVGDVVRPGSYRAVHRLRRLGVHPVLATGDREAPARAVASALGIDEVHARRTPEDKADLVRELRERGRRVAVVGDGVNDAAALAGADLGIAMGSGTDVAIGAADVTLVRGDIEALGDAVRLARRTLATIRVNLLWAFGYNAVTVPLAVVGLLNPMVAAVAMSLSSLLVVGNSLRLRAWQPAPAHSRQHAARPGRETVAAGGGTR; this comes from the coding sequence ATGGCCACGGAGCCGGCACCCGCGGTCATCACCACGACGGACCTGACCGTCGGCGGAATGACCTGCGCGGCCTGCGTACGACGGGTGGAGAAGAAGCTCGCCAAGCTGGCGGGCGTGACCGCCACGGTCAACCTGGCCACCGGACGCGCCCGGGTGAGCCATCCGCCCGACGTCAGCCCCGAAGAACTCGTGGCGACCGTGGAACAGGTGGGATACACGGCCGCGTTGCCCGAACCGCCCAAAGCGGCCGAGCCCCGGGGTGAAGGAGGCGGCGCGGGCGGGGAGAAGTCCGAGGACATCCGGCGGGAGCGGGACCGGCTGCTGGTCACCGCCCTGCTCGCGGTGCCGGTGCTCGTGCTGTCGATGGTGCCGGCGTGGCAGTTCCGCAACTGGCAGTGGCTGTGCTTCGCGCTGGCCGCGCCGGTCGCCCTGTGGAGCGCCTGGCCGTTCCACGTCCGGGCGCTGCGCGGGCTGCGGCACTCGACGGCGACCATGGACACGCTGGTCTCCCTGGGAGTGGCGGCGTCCTTCTCCTGGTCGGCGTACGCCCTGTTCCTCGGCGGCGCGGGCGCGCCCGGGATGCGGATGCCGTTCAGCCTGCTCCCCTCCGCCTCGGACGGCATCGCGCACGTCTACCTCGAAGCGGCCGTAGGCGTGCCGCTGTTCGTGCTGGCCGGCCGGTTCCTGGAGGCGCGGGCGCGGTCCGGCACCGGGGCGGCGCTGCGCTCCCTCGCCCGGCTGGCCGCGAAGGAGGTGTCGGTGCGCGAGGACGACGGCACCGAACTCCTCGTGCCCATCGAGGAGCTGACCGTCGGGCGGGTCTTCCTCGTCCGGCCCGGCGAGCGGGTCGCCACCGACGGTGAGGTGGTGGAGGGCAACTCCGCCGTGGACCTGTCGCTGGTGACCGGGGAGAGCGAGCCGGTCGAGGCCGGGCCCGGGTCGGCCGTGGTGGGCGGCGCCGTCAACGCCGGCGGGCTGCTGCTCGTACGGGCCACCGCCGTCGGTGCGGACACCCAACTCGCCCGGATCACCCGGCTGGTGACGGAGGCCCAGGCCGGAAAGGCACGGGCGCAGCGGCTGGCCGACGCCGTGGCCGGGGTGTTCGTGCCCGCGGTGCTGGCGCTGGCCGTCACCGTGCTCGGGTTCTGGCTCGGCGCCGGGGCCGATCCGCAGGCGGCGGTCACCGCATGCGTGGCCGTCCTGGTCGTGGCGTGCCCCTGCGCGCTGGGCCTGGCCACCCCGACCGCGCTGATGGCCGCCACCGGGCGCGGCGCCCAGCTCGGCGTCCTGATCCGGGGCCCGCAGGCACTGGAGGGGCTGCAGCACATCGACACCGTCGTCCTCGACAAGACCGGCACCCTCACCTCCGGGCACATGAGCGTCGCCCGCGTCACGGCCGTTCCCGACGGGCTCGGCACGCGGGCCGCGCTGCGGCTGGCCGGGGCGGTGGAACAGGGCTCGGAACACCCGCTGGGCCGTGCGATCGTCGCGTACGCCCGCAGGACGCTGCCCGAACAGGGGCCGCTGCCCGAGGTGCGCGACTTCCGGGCCGAGGCGGGCCGGGGCGTGCGCGGCCGGGTCGAGGGCCGGATCGTCGAGGTCCTCGCGCCGGACGACGAGTTGCCCACGGCCCTCGCGGACGCGCTCCCGGCGGCCGAGGCGGCCGCGCACACGCCCGTCCTCGTCTGTGTCGACGGGGTGACCGAGGCGCTGATCGAGGTCGGGGACGTGGTACGCCCCGGCAGCTACCGGGCCGTGCACCGGCTGCGCCGCCTCGGCGTGCACCCGGTGCTCGCCACCGGCGACCGGGAGGCACCGGCCCGGGCGGTCGCGTCCGCGCTCGGCATCGACGAGGTGCACGCCCGCCGCACCCCCGAGGACAAGGCCGACCTCGTACGGGAGCTGAGGGAGCGGGGCCGCCGGGTCGCCGTCGTCGGGGACGGCGTCAACGACGCGGCGGCGCTGGCCGGCGCCGACCTCGGCATCGCGATGGGCAGCGGCACGGACGTGGCGATCGGCGCCGCCGACGTGACCCTGGTGCGCGGCGACATCGAGGCGCTCGGGGACGCCGTACGGCTCGCCCGGCGCACCCTGGCCACGATCCGCGTCAATCTGCTGTGGGCCTTCGGCTACAACGCGGTCACCGTGCCGCTCGCCGTGGTCGGCCTGCTCAACCCCATGGTCGCCGCGGTGGCCATGTCGCTCAGCTCACTGCTCGTGGTGGGCAACAGCCTGCGGCTACGGGCCTGGCAGCCGGCGCCGGCGCACAGCCGTCAGCATGCCGCGCGCCCGGGCCGAGAGACCGTCGCGGCCGGAGGTGGCACCCGATGA
- a CDS encoding FecCD family ABC transporter permease, with protein sequence MLDTLVSRQDTADRHRRSLPAAPLALALLPALLAALTAAVSWGSTSIPAGEVWSVVGRRLSGEAPRPGTDDLIVWQLRVPRALLAALVGAGLGLVGTAMQALVRNPLADPYFLGISNGASLGAVAAIVLGLGTGGALGLGLAGAAFAGALATFALVWTVARRRGGFAPLRLVLAGVAIGQFLSGFTSYLVLQAGDEQQTHSVLFWLMGSLSGASWPLLAAPAVAVPVTLLWLQARARPLNALIMGDETAAGLGVDATRLRRELFTLTSLLTGVLVAVSGAIAFVALMVPHACRLVVGGDHRRLLPVSALFGALLLVVVDIVCRTAMDTQELPVGVVTSLIGAPALLYLLDRRLGRGS encoded by the coding sequence GTGCTCGACACCCTGGTGAGCCGTCAGGACACCGCGGATCGGCACCGGCGCTCCCTGCCCGCCGCGCCCCTCGCCCTCGCCCTCCTGCCGGCCCTGCTCGCCGCCCTCACCGCGGCGGTCTCCTGGGGCTCGACGTCCATCCCGGCCGGCGAGGTGTGGAGCGTGGTCGGGCGACGCCTGTCCGGCGAGGCACCCCGCCCCGGCACCGACGACCTGATCGTCTGGCAGCTCCGCGTCCCCCGCGCCCTGTTGGCGGCCCTCGTCGGCGCCGGGCTCGGTCTCGTCGGTACGGCGATGCAGGCCCTGGTGCGCAACCCGCTGGCCGACCCGTACTTCCTGGGCATCTCCAACGGTGCCTCCCTCGGGGCGGTCGCCGCGATCGTGCTCGGCCTCGGCACGGGCGGCGCGCTGGGACTCGGCCTGGCCGGCGCGGCCTTCGCGGGCGCCCTGGCCACCTTCGCACTGGTGTGGACGGTGGCCCGGCGCCGCGGCGGATTCGCACCGCTGCGGCTGGTGCTCGCCGGAGTGGCGATCGGGCAGTTCCTGTCCGGGTTCACCAGCTACCTGGTGCTCCAGGCCGGCGACGAGCAGCAGACCCACAGTGTGCTGTTCTGGCTCATGGGCAGCCTGAGCGGCGCGAGTTGGCCGCTGCTGGCCGCGCCCGCGGTCGCCGTGCCCGTCACACTGCTGTGGCTGCAGGCACGCGCCCGCCCGCTCAACGCCCTGATCATGGGCGACGAGACGGCCGCCGGGCTCGGCGTCGACGCCACCCGGCTGCGCCGGGAACTGTTCACCCTCACCAGCCTGCTGACCGGCGTACTCGTCGCCGTCTCCGGCGCCATCGCCTTCGTCGCGCTCATGGTGCCGCACGCCTGCCGCCTGGTCGTCGGCGGCGACCATCGCCGGCTGCTGCCGGTCTCGGCGCTGTTCGGGGCGCTGCTCCTGGTCGTGGTCGACATCGTGTGCCGTACGGCCATGGACACACAGGAGCTGCCGGTCGGCGTGGTCACCTCGCTCATCGGGGCTCCGGCCCTGCTGTACCTGCTGGACCGGCGTCTGGGGAGGGGAAGTTGA
- a CDS encoding MFS transporter, translating to MTNQGPGADTGRPGHIAAVEDRWLLVAVAGALSFVAMLDMNIVNVALADIADGLHVPAGTAQWAALGYQLPVVALLLPVGRWLDGGGARLALCAATGGFALCGALAGLAPWAAWLIAARIGQGACAAVLFVLMPVLVIRAVRPEVRGRAMSVPATLGPLGAVTGPAVGGLLLDHLGWRWVFLVKIPFCLLALVLAWRAMPADGAPRLPDRRSLADALLVGGGLALLLLALTRGSGRPPWVLLAVAAVPPLWWWLRGPGGRAVAGVLRSAGLVRPHGAVLASAAGFAAMHYVVALHLQRDEGVSATATGLTVLAFPLGMGLAGPIGGRLADRYGPRPVAVTGAALTAVGLLLLIPLGDAWSPPDVAWRLTLAGVGMGLGGGPTQALVMGAAPVDRTATVGSTVQVARSLGFTLGPALATAAWSGTGTRAALTLAAGAAALAVPLLALPVRRKPTGPDRTTIPAPP from the coding sequence GTGACCAACCAGGGTCCGGGCGCGGACACGGGGCGACCCGGTCACATAGCGGCGGTCGAGGACCGTTGGCTGCTCGTGGCCGTGGCGGGCGCGCTGTCGTTCGTGGCCATGCTCGACATGAACATCGTCAATGTGGCGCTGGCCGACATCGCCGACGGCCTGCACGTCCCGGCCGGCACGGCGCAGTGGGCGGCGCTGGGCTATCAACTCCCCGTCGTCGCCCTGCTGCTGCCGGTCGGGCGGTGGCTGGACGGCGGGGGTGCGAGGCTCGCGCTGTGCGCGGCGACCGGCGGCTTCGCGCTGTGCGGGGCGCTGGCCGGGCTCGCTCCCTGGGCGGCCTGGCTGATCGCGGCCCGGATCGGGCAGGGCGCCTGCGCGGCGGTGCTGTTCGTGCTGATGCCGGTGCTGGTGATCCGCGCCGTACGGCCCGAGGTGCGCGGCCGGGCCATGAGCGTGCCCGCCACGCTCGGCCCACTGGGGGCCGTGACCGGCCCGGCGGTGGGCGGGCTGTTGCTGGACCACCTGGGCTGGCGCTGGGTGTTCCTGGTCAAGATCCCGTTCTGTCTGCTGGCCCTCGTCCTGGCCTGGAGGGCGATGCCCGCGGACGGTGCGCCACGCCTGCCCGACCGACGGTCCCTGGCCGACGCGCTGCTGGTGGGCGGCGGGCTGGCCCTGCTGCTGCTCGCGCTGACCCGGGGTTCCGGGCGACCGCCGTGGGTCCTGCTCGCGGTCGCCGCCGTACCGCCGTTGTGGTGGTGGCTGCGCGGGCCGGGCGGCCGTGCGGTGGCCGGCGTCCTGCGGTCGGCGGGACTGGTGCGGCCGCACGGCGCGGTCCTCGCGTCGGCGGCCGGGTTCGCCGCCATGCACTACGTCGTCGCCCTGCACCTGCAGCGCGACGAGGGCGTCAGCGCCACCGCGACCGGGCTGACCGTGCTCGCCTTCCCGCTCGGCATGGGGCTGGCCGGACCGATCGGCGGCCGGCTCGCGGACCGGTACGGGCCACGGCCCGTCGCCGTCACCGGGGCCGCGCTCACCGCGGTCGGCCTGCTCCTGCTGATCCCGCTGGGCGACGCCTGGTCGCCGCCCGATGTGGCCTGGCGGCTGACGCTGGCCGGCGTCGGCATGGGCCTGGGCGGCGGCCCGACCCAGGCCCTGGTCATGGGCGCCGCTCCGGTGGACCGGACCGCCACCGTCGGCTCCACGGTGCAGGTCGCCCGCAGCCTCGGCTTCACCCTCGGCCCCGCCCTGGCCACCGCGGCCTGGTCCGGCACCGGCACCCGGGCGGCGCTGACCCTCGCCGCCGGGGCCGCCGCCCTCGCCGTACCCCTGCTCGCCCTGCCCGTCCGGCGGAAGCCCACCGGGCCTGATCGGACGACCATCCCCGCGCCCCCTTGA
- a CDS encoding DUF998 domain-containing protein: MRLVPRWALFSSGCAPVVLIGGWTVAARLEGPAYDPATQTISVLAAYGAAGFWVMTSALAALGICHLLTALGLRAAALPGRVALGAGGVTAFVVALLPPPSSGGSLRHGAVAAVGFAFLALWPVLAADRRRAAPWGLRLVPSTAATLLMVVSAAWFVVEMHFGDAAGTAERLVTSIQSLWPFVVVASCLRHRYDTGPAR; the protein is encoded by the coding sequence ATGCGACTCGTTCCTAGATGGGCTCTGTTCTCGTCGGGATGCGCGCCGGTCGTACTGATCGGCGGCTGGACGGTCGCGGCGCGGCTGGAGGGTCCCGCCTACGACCCCGCCACACAGACGATCAGCGTCCTGGCGGCCTACGGCGCCGCGGGATTCTGGGTGATGACTTCGGCGCTGGCCGCCCTCGGCATCTGCCATCTGCTCACCGCCCTGGGGCTGCGCGCGGCCGCACTGCCCGGACGGGTGGCGCTGGGCGCCGGGGGAGTGACGGCGTTCGTGGTGGCCCTGCTCCCGCCGCCGAGCAGCGGAGGCTCCCTGCGCCACGGCGCGGTCGCCGCCGTCGGCTTCGCCTTCCTCGCCCTGTGGCCGGTCCTGGCCGCCGATCGCCGCAGGGCCGCACCCTGGGGGCTGCGGCTCGTGCCCTCCACCGCGGCGACCCTGCTGATGGTGGTCAGCGCCGCCTGGTTCGTGGTCGAGATGCACTTCGGCGATGCGGCCGGCACCGCCGAACGCCTGGTGACGTCCATCCAGTCCCTGTGGCCGTTCGTGGTCGTCGCCTCCTGCCTCCGGCACCGGTACGACACCGGGCCCGCGCGCTGA
- a CDS encoding sigma-70 family RNA polymerase sigma factor, with protein MITPALPSRDESTTAWALAAGGGDPEATDRFVRSLHRDVVRYVAHLSADPQAADDLAQDTFLRALGSLHRFEGRSSARAWLLSIARRAVIDSHRYAAARPRLCDTDDWALLAERAQPTGLPGFDDGIALLDLLDTLPEERREAFVLTQLVGLPYAEAAEMSDCPVGTVRSRVARARATLVELLMEAEPGTEVAADAVAA; from the coding sequence GTGATTACTCCTGCCCTGCCCTCCCGCGACGAGTCGACGACCGCGTGGGCGCTGGCCGCCGGCGGAGGCGACCCGGAGGCGACGGACCGTTTCGTCCGCTCGCTGCACCGCGACGTCGTGCGCTACGTGGCGCATCTGTCCGCCGATCCACAGGCCGCCGACGATCTGGCGCAGGACACGTTCCTGCGTGCGCTCGGCAGCCTGCACCGGTTCGAGGGCCGCTCCTCGGCGCGTGCGTGGCTGCTGTCCATCGCGCGTCGCGCGGTCATCGACAGTCACCGGTACGCGGCCGCCCGGCCGCGGCTGTGCGACACCGACGACTGGGCGCTGCTGGCGGAACGCGCCCAGCCGACCGGTCTGCCCGGCTTCGACGACGGCATCGCCCTGCTGGACCTGCTGGACACGTTGCCGGAGGAGCGTCGTGAGGCGTTCGTCCTGACCCAGCTGGTGGGCCTGCCCTACGCGGAGGCGGCCGAGATGAGCGACTGCCCGGTCGGCACGGTCCGCTCCCGCGTGGCCCGCGCCCGGGCGACCCTCGTCGAGCTGTTGATGGAGGCCGAGCCCGGGACGGAGGTCGCGGCCGACGCCGTCGCCGCCTGA
- a CDS encoding copper chaperone PCu(A)C: protein MADRAAGPTAWRPTRRRITDGLLAALAPIAACAVALGGLTTWVGSGNAGSPARVAVTDGQVFLPYGDVRDTAAFFRITNTGGADDRLLKVTSSAVGGDMTLSRHRMTNGRAAYAQTVDSARVPAGGGLEMSPFGLDVTLRAEPEWRTGTYVPFTLHFERGGRIEVRAKVVRPGENG, encoded by the coding sequence ATGGCCGATCGAGCGGCCGGTCCCACAGCCTGGCGCCCGACCCGCCGCCGGATCACCGACGGCCTGCTCGCCGCGCTCGCCCCGATCGCCGCGTGCGCCGTCGCCCTGGGCGGCCTGACCACCTGGGTGGGCTCGGGCAACGCGGGCAGCCCGGCGCGGGTCGCCGTCACCGACGGGCAGGTCTTCCTGCCGTACGGCGATGTCCGGGACACCGCCGCGTTCTTCCGGATCACCAACACCGGGGGTGCCGACGACCGGTTGCTGAAGGTGACGTCGTCCGCCGTCGGCGGCGACATGACGCTCAGCCGGCACCGCATGACCAACGGCAGGGCGGCGTACGCGCAGACGGTGGACTCGGCCCGCGTCCCGGCCGGAGGCGGTCTCGAAATGTCCCCCTTCGGGCTGGACGTGACGCTGCGGGCCGAACCCGAGTGGCGGACGGGCACCTATGTGCCGTTCACCCTCCACTTCGAGCGGGGCGGGCGGATCGAGGTGCGGGCGAAGGTCGTCCGCCCCGGCGAGAACGGGTGA
- a CDS encoding ABC transporter ATP-binding protein, with product MRIEIEDLHVAYDGRTVVSGARLVAAEGEITGLVGPNGSGKSTLLRTVYRHLKPTAGRVLLSGADLRRLSPAQAARHVAALPQERGGDFELTVREVVAMGRTPYKRAFAAEDATDRDVVARALADVGMAHHTGRRFTELSGGERQRVLLARAFAQQPDVLVLDEPTNHLDIRHQVELLALLRERRRTTLVSLHDLNAAASVCDRLHVLHEGQVVASGPPREVLRPALLAEVFGVRATVVDHPLTGDPLIAFDHRAPAGTEAGRPSAAAAS from the coding sequence TTGAGAATCGAGATCGAGGACCTGCACGTCGCCTACGACGGCCGCACGGTCGTCTCCGGCGCCCGTCTGGTCGCCGCCGAAGGCGAGATCACCGGCCTCGTCGGTCCGAACGGCAGCGGAAAGTCCACCCTCCTGCGCACCGTCTACCGCCATCTGAAGCCGACCGCCGGCCGGGTCCTGCTCTCCGGCGCCGACCTGCGCCGGCTGAGCCCCGCCCAGGCGGCCCGCCATGTCGCCGCTCTCCCGCAGGAGCGGGGCGGCGACTTCGAGCTGACCGTCCGCGAGGTCGTCGCCATGGGCCGTACCCCGTACAAGCGGGCGTTCGCCGCGGAGGACGCCACCGACCGGGACGTCGTCGCCCGCGCCCTCGCGGACGTCGGCATGGCGCACCACACCGGGCGCCGCTTCACCGAACTGTCCGGCGGCGAACGCCAACGCGTCCTGCTGGCCCGCGCCTTCGCCCAGCAGCCGGACGTCCTGGTCCTGGACGAGCCCACCAATCACCTCGACATCCGCCACCAGGTGGAACTGCTCGCCCTGCTGCGCGAGCGGCGTCGCACGACCCTGGTGTCGCTGCACGACCTCAACGCCGCCGCCTCCGTCTGCGACCGGCTGCACGTCCTGCACGAGGGTCAGGTGGTCGCCTCGGGACCGCCCCGGGAGGTGCTGCGACCGGCCCTGCTGGCCGAGGTGTTCGGCGTACGGGCGACGGTGGTGGACCATCCGCTCACCGGCGACCCACTGATCGCCTTCGACCACCGGGCCCCGGCCGGGACGGAGGCGGGGCGTCCTTCAGCGGCGGCGGCAAGCTGA
- a CDS encoding PP2C family protein-serine/threonine phosphatase yields the protein MVRWFQSFHRRPTVRPVAASGDVPEQDLAVPTRLAALRPALAGIGTTLDEGATCAELTREAVRQVGGAAAVLGVADEPGVAYEAVAGDPALLPDIRWAMAAARQESALGEAAPPIPYASHGGARPGLCVPLATDGHPYGGLVCAREGTPFTAEEAESLALLAERAASHIRHAREHERVSGIVGDLQRALLAEPGRPHPNLDVAIRYMPVGQSALVGGDWCETVRLHFGRTLLVVGDVMGHGLEAAVDMTAYRSSLRYIASADLPPHRVLRQLDDSASAEPDRRPATCLIARVDPNRAQVTLASAGHLPPAVIDEKGRTSLLPVPVGPPLGTGLGGYEPATYQLDPPQTLVLFTDGLVEHRGEDIDHSLDRLASVDFEAAAGVEQVIDTVLARLDARHAEDDVAVLAARLRRRDPRDGEAR from the coding sequence GTGGTGCGCTGGTTCCAGTCGTTTCATCGACGGCCGACGGTGCGGCCCGTCGCCGCCTCCGGCGACGTACCCGAGCAGGACCTCGCCGTGCCGACCCGGCTCGCCGCGCTGCGCCCCGCCCTGGCCGGGATCGGCACCACGCTGGACGAGGGCGCCACCTGCGCCGAGCTGACCCGGGAGGCGGTCCGGCAGGTGGGCGGCGCGGCCGCGGTGCTGGGTGTCGCCGACGAGCCCGGGGTGGCGTACGAGGCCGTCGCGGGGGATCCGGCGCTGCTGCCCGACATCCGGTGGGCCATGGCCGCGGCGCGGCAGGAGAGCGCCCTGGGCGAGGCCGCCCCGCCCATCCCGTACGCCTCCCACGGGGGCGCCCGACCCGGGCTCTGCGTTCCGCTGGCCACCGACGGACATCCCTACGGCGGGCTGGTCTGCGCCCGCGAAGGCACACCGTTCACCGCGGAGGAGGCCGAGTCGCTGGCCCTCCTCGCCGAACGCGCCGCGTCCCACATCCGGCATGCCCGGGAGCACGAGCGCGTCAGCGGGATCGTCGGCGATCTCCAGCGGGCCCTGCTCGCCGAGCCCGGCCGCCCGCACCCGAACCTGGACGTCGCCATCCGCTACATGCCCGTCGGACAGAGCGCCCTCGTCGGCGGCGACTGGTGCGAGACCGTCCGGCTGCACTTCGGCCGGACGCTGCTCGTCGTCGGCGACGTCATGGGGCACGGTCTCGAAGCGGCCGTGGACATGACCGCGTACCGCTCCTCGCTGCGCTACATCGCCTCCGCCGACCTGCCCCCGCACCGTGTGCTGCGCCAGCTCGACGACAGCGCCTCCGCGGAGCCGGACCGCCGCCCCGCCACCTGTCTGATCGCCCGCGTCGACCCCAACCGCGCCCAGGTGACCCTGGCCAGCGCGGGCCACCTTCCCCCGGCGGTGATCGACGAGAAGGGCCGCACCTCACTGCTCCCGGTTCCGGTCGGCCCACCCCTGGGCACGGGCCTCGGCGGCTACGAACCGGCCACCTACCAGCTGGACCCGCCCCAGACGCTGGTGCTGTTCACCGACGGGCTCGTCGAGCACCGCGGCGAGGACATCGACCATTCCCTGGACCGGCTGGCGAGCGTCGACTTCGAGGCCGCCGCGGGCGTCGAGCAGGTCATCGACACGGTGCTGGCCCGGCTCGATGCCCGGCACGCCGAGGACGACGTCGCCGTACTCGCCGCCCGGCTGCGACGGCGCGACCCGCGCGACGGCGAGGCGCGCTGA